The proteins below are encoded in one region of Apium graveolens cultivar Ventura chromosome 4, ASM990537v1, whole genome shotgun sequence:
- the LOC141721233 gene encoding uncharacterized protein LOC141721233, with translation MIISFRFGLSTVAVLFMAVVAKLSASLVTEFTVSRVPWIWTLVASWLKPPYLYLVINFIIITIFASSKLQKHVTNYYCEPNKLPDDDYYGNADVLVEVMQPHSPPEVKLKYKVSDEFDFNGKADNSVAETNSPALVKDVHVDDSIATGLLYSGKSTTDKASFEENNDNIMMPKLPSSAKIVYHNTVKANPEGKMRLRASKPKRELDTLESTWNAITNRQPMPEQTGCDNLQDQHKLIKSQIFKDQNSSHRIDNMSKRLARSHGPGKLRKDPSLSQDELNKRAEAFINRFKEDMRLQRKESLNRYFEKINRSTS, from the exons ATGATCATATCATTCAGATTTGGTCTAAGTACCGTTGCTGTTTTGTTCATGGCAGTTGTGGCGaaactctctgcatctcttgtaACAGAATTTACAGTTTCTCGAGTTCCATGGATTTGGACCCTTGTGGCCTCTTGGCTCAAGCCTCCTTATCTTTATCTTGTTATCAATTTTATCATCATCACTATTTTCGCCTCCTCAAAGCTTCAAAAGCATGTTACCAATTACTACTGTGAGCCCAACAAATTACCGGATGATGATTATTATGGCAATGCAGATGTATTGGTAGAGGTAATGCAGCCACACTCTCCGCCAGAGGTTAAGTTAAAATATAAAGTTTCAGATGAGTTTGATTTTAATGGAAAAGCAGACAACAGTGTTGCTGAGACTAATAGCCCGGCACTTGTGAAGGATGTACACGTTGATGATTCTATTGCTACTGGCCTTCTTTACTCAGGTAAAAGTACTACTGACAAGGCCAGTTTTGAGGAGAATAATGATAATATTATGATGCCAAAGCTGCCTTCTTCAGCTAAGATCGTTTACCATAACACTGTCAAAGCCAATCCAGAAG GGAAGATGAGATTGAGAGCTTCAAAGCCTAAGCGGGAACTAGACACCTTGGAGAGTACTTGGAATGCCATTACAAACAGGCAGCCAATGCCCGAGCAAACTGGCTGCGATAACTTGCAAGATCAACATAAGTTGATCAAATCTCAAATATTCAAGGACCAGAATAGCAGCCACCGGATTGATAACATGTCAAAGAGGCTAGCACGATCACATGGTCCTGGAAAACTGAGGAAAGATCCATCCCTGAGTCAAGACGAGTTGAACAAGCGAGCCGAGGCATTTATTAATAGGTTTAAAGAGGATATGAGACTGCAGAGGAAGGAGTCACTGAACAGGTATTTTGAGAAAATCAACAGGAGCACATCTTAG